In Choloepus didactylus isolate mChoDid1 chromosome 6, mChoDid1.pri, whole genome shotgun sequence, one DNA window encodes the following:
- the MS4A2 gene encoding high affinity immunoglobulin epsilon receptor subunit beta isoform X2, giving the protein MDPENISRADLVLPNPEEPSSIELSEIAPQDETIQEKVALSPPQRTWLTFLKKELEFLGARGSLGANMVSSVVAATGIVILIINLKGSSAFAYKCQEFYRVGVCFVVSFSIEIVAMILFLTILGLCSAVSLTIYGVGEIVEGNKIPEERLYEELNIYSPIYSQLEDIREESSPPTD; this is encoded by the exons ATGGACCCAGAAAATATAAGCAGAGCTGACCTTGTTCTTCCAAACCCAGAAGAACCCTCCAG CATTGAACTCTCAGAAATAGCTCCCCAAGATGAGACCATACAGGAGAAGGTCGCACTGTCCCCACCCCAAAGGACATGGCTGACGTTCTTGAAGAAGGAGCTGGAATTTCTGGGG gCACGAGGAAGCCTGGGAGCAAACATGGTCAGCAGCGTAGTGGCAGCGACAGGGATTGTCATCCTGATCATCAACCTAAAGGGGAGCTCGGCGTTTGCCTACAAGTGCCAGGAATTTTATCGCGTCGGCGTTTGCTTCGTGGTTTCTTTTTCCATA GAAATTGTGGCGATGATCCTGTTTCTCACTATTCTGGGGCTTTGCAGCGCCGTGTCACTCACCATCTATGGAGTTGGAGAAATAGTCGAAGGAAATAAG ATTCCAGAAGAACGTCTTTATGAAGAACTAAACATATATTCCCCGATTTACAGTCAGCTGGAAGACATAAGGGAAGAAAGTTCTCCTCCCACTGATTAA
- the MS4A2 gene encoding high affinity immunoglobulin epsilon receptor subunit beta isoform X1, with amino-acid sequence MDPENISRADLVLPNPEEPSSIELSEIAPQDETIQEKVALSPPQRTWLTFLKKELEFLGVTQILIGLICLCFGTIVYSMLNISEYEPALFSSFKAGYPFWGALFFAISGLLSIISEKKHATYLARGSLGANMVSSVVAATGIVILIINLKGSSAFAYKCQEFYRVGVCFVVSFSIEIVAMILFLTILGLCSAVSLTIYGVGEIVEGNKIPEERLYEELNIYSPIYSQLEDIREESSPPTD; translated from the exons ATGGACCCAGAAAATATAAGCAGAGCTGACCTTGTTCTTCCAAACCCAGAAGAACCCTCCAG CATTGAACTCTCAGAAATAGCTCCCCAAGATGAGACCATACAGGAGAAGGTCGCACTGTCCCCACCCCAAAGGACATGGCTGACGTTCTTGAAGAAGGAGCTGGAATTTCTGGGG GTAACACAAATTTTGATTGGTTTGATATGCCTTTGTTTTGGAACAATTGTCTACTCCATGCTTAATATTTCAGAATATGAACCAGCCCTTTTCTCATCATTTAAAGCAGGCTACCCATTCTGGGGAGCATTATTT TTTGCTATTTCTGGACTTTTGTCAATTATCTCTGAAAAGAAACATGCAACATATTTG gCACGAGGAAGCCTGGGAGCAAACATGGTCAGCAGCGTAGTGGCAGCGACAGGGATTGTCATCCTGATCATCAACCTAAAGGGGAGCTCGGCGTTTGCCTACAAGTGCCAGGAATTTTATCGCGTCGGCGTTTGCTTCGTGGTTTCTTTTTCCATA GAAATTGTGGCGATGATCCTGTTTCTCACTATTCTGGGGCTTTGCAGCGCCGTGTCACTCACCATCTATGGAGTTGGAGAAATAGTCGAAGGAAATAAG ATTCCAGAAGAACGTCTTTATGAAGAACTAAACATATATTCCCCGATTTACAGTCAGCTGGAAGACATAAGGGAAGAAAGTTCTCCTCCCACTGATTAA